The following proteins are encoded in a genomic region of Sorangiineae bacterium MSr12523:
- a CDS encoding sigma-54 dependent transcriptional regulator, with amino-acid sequence MSMMCDEERTSIRPPPSPLHVGAVETGFGPVLGASPVMRQLYPVFEKLASSSVPVLIEGETGTGKEVLAEAIHEAGDRGGPFVVFDCTTVAHSLFESELFGHERGAFTGADRTRVGIFEEANGGTLFIDEIGDLDLPSQAKLLRVLERRQVRRIGGNGLLKVDVRVICATRRNLDEEVQERRFRDDLFFRLAVARVELPPLRHRHGDIELLTRTFWQQMGGDVAQLPAPLLQRFEKYDWPGNIRELRNAIARQLALGSVVLPDRKSPEARGTADWIDNLVAQSLPLRQARAIITSELERRYVRHMLEIHDGDLGRAAEASGVGRRYFQMLRTKI; translated from the coding sequence ATGTCGATGATGTGTGACGAGGAGCGCACCAGCATTCGGCCGCCGCCGTCGCCACTGCATGTGGGCGCCGTGGAAACGGGATTCGGTCCGGTGCTCGGTGCGAGTCCCGTCATGCGGCAGCTTTATCCCGTATTCGAAAAACTCGCTTCGTCGTCCGTGCCCGTGCTCATCGAAGGGGAGACGGGGACGGGAAAAGAAGTATTGGCCGAGGCCATCCACGAGGCGGGTGACCGAGGCGGTCCCTTCGTGGTTTTCGATTGCACCACGGTCGCACATTCGCTCTTCGAGTCGGAATTGTTCGGCCACGAGCGCGGTGCATTCACCGGTGCGGATCGCACCCGCGTCGGTATCTTCGAGGAGGCCAACGGCGGCACACTCTTCATCGACGAAATTGGCGATCTCGATTTGCCTTCGCAGGCCAAATTGCTTCGTGTGCTCGAGCGACGGCAAGTCCGCCGCATCGGCGGCAACGGTCTGCTCAAAGTCGACGTTCGGGTCATCTGCGCCACGCGGCGCAACCTCGACGAAGAAGTGCAGGAGCGCCGCTTTCGAGACGACCTTTTTTTCCGCCTCGCCGTGGCCCGCGTGGAACTTCCCCCGCTGCGCCACCGGCACGGCGACATCGAACTTCTCACGCGCACCTTTTGGCAACAAATGGGCGGTGACGTGGCGCAGCTTCCCGCGCCATTGCTCCAACGATTCGAGAAGTACGACTGGCCAGGAAACATTCGCGAATTGCGCAACGCCATCGCGCGACAACTCGCATTGGGCAGCGTGGTGTTGCCCGATCGGAAATCGCCCGAGGCCCGCGGCACGGCCGACTGGATCGACAATCTGGTGGCGCAGTCACTGCCACTGCGGCAAGCCCGCGCGATCATCACGTCGGAGCTCGAACGGCGGTACGTCCGGCACATGCTGGAGATCCACGATGGAGACCTCGGACGTGCTGCCGAGGCGAGTGGTGTGGGCCGGCGCTACTTTCAAATGTTGCGCACCAAGATTTAG
- a CDS encoding c-type cytochrome → MMKRTPALWMIVGFVLVLAMAAAAGVRSSSSAAGAFFASFGEPIPGIDAQQRARFERGRLVAMRRFAPSEGLGPSYNAASCRACHEKPVTGGGASRYRGVPLEPHSKKTFAAAFEHHFTATSMDPSHARPHATHLPLPFFGVGLLAEIPAKEIMSRADPSDKNHDGIRGKVNFERGFLGRFGRKAQMATLQGFVRGALFDQMGVTTVPVEPARLVGLAERDAPVELRTRDADGAADPELLQSDLADLLAFVALLAPPAPDAPTRETRAGEKAFHVCGCTSCHAPSLRGPRGAIPAYTDLLLHDMGEELADDVIVGEASGRDFRTAPLWGLAAAGPYLHDGRADTVDEAIRAHGGEAARAKHHYTLLDEGQRRALLAFLGSLGGSHYRADGLLPKDAPAASPSALGGPLAELSLAERERFVRGRDFFDHDFRASEGLGPFFNGDACRSCHFEPVLGGAGPADVDVMRHGFLGADGVFEPPSHGDTMAHRFGLAREMPFVDGRANLFERRQTPTLFGAGLIDAIPEEAIRGRADPDDRDGDGVRGIVSSLPGGKIGRFGWKGQMASLEDFVEDAFTNELGLAKSELAGGVFDDVVFFLANLAPPRALASSEGARGLAVFTETGCTACHTPESRTRNGTAVRLYSDLLLHEVAAPTEAVLPQASAGRAFRTPPLWGVGATAPYFHDGLSETLEQAIIRHDAEAKRSRERYTRLREDERTALLTFLRSL, encoded by the coding sequence ATGATGAAGCGCACGCCTGCACTCTGGATGATCGTGGGGTTCGTCTTGGTGCTGGCCATGGCGGCGGCGGCGGGGGTTCGTTCCTCGTCGTCCGCCGCCGGTGCGTTTTTCGCGTCGTTCGGTGAGCCGATCCCCGGCATCGATGCGCAGCAGCGCGCGCGCTTCGAGCGGGGGCGGCTCGTGGCCATGCGACGCTTCGCCCCGTCGGAGGGGCTTGGCCCGTCGTACAATGCGGCGTCCTGCCGCGCGTGCCATGAGAAGCCGGTCACCGGTGGCGGTGCTTCGCGCTACCGCGGTGTACCTCTGGAGCCGCACTCGAAGAAGACGTTCGCGGCGGCGTTCGAGCATCATTTCACCGCGACCTCGATGGACCCGTCGCACGCGCGGCCGCATGCGACGCATCTGCCCTTGCCGTTCTTCGGCGTGGGGCTTCTCGCGGAAATCCCCGCGAAAGAGATCATGTCGCGCGCCGATCCGAGCGACAAGAACCATGATGGCATTCGGGGCAAGGTCAATTTCGAGCGCGGGTTTCTCGGTCGCTTCGGCCGCAAGGCCCAGATGGCCACGTTGCAGGGCTTCGTGCGCGGTGCGCTCTTCGATCAAATGGGGGTGACCACCGTGCCCGTGGAGCCCGCGCGTCTCGTGGGATTGGCCGAGCGCGATGCGCCCGTCGAGCTGCGTACGCGCGATGCCGACGGGGCCGCCGATCCCGAGCTTTTGCAGAGCGATCTGGCCGATCTTTTGGCCTTCGTGGCGTTGCTCGCGCCGCCCGCCCCCGATGCGCCGACCCGCGAAACGCGTGCCGGCGAAAAGGCATTTCACGTGTGTGGATGCACCTCGTGCCATGCGCCGTCGCTGCGCGGACCGCGCGGGGCGATTCCCGCCTACACCGATTTGTTGCTCCACGACATGGGCGAGGAGCTCGCCGATGACGTCATCGTGGGCGAGGCGAGCGGTCGCGACTTTCGCACGGCGCCCCTGTGGGGCCTGGCGGCCGCGGGCCCGTATTTGCACGACGGACGCGCCGATACGGTGGACGAGGCCATTCGCGCACACGGTGGAGAGGCGGCGCGCGCGAAGCATCATTACACGCTGCTCGACGAAGGACAGCGCCGCGCACTGCTCGCGTTTCTCGGCTCCTTGGGCGGCAGCCATTACCGAGCCGATGGCCTCTTGCCGAAGGATGCCCCGGCGGCATCGCCGTCCGCGCTCGGAGGTCCCCTCGCAGAGCTTTCGCTCGCCGAGCGGGAGCGCTTCGTGCGCGGACGCGACTTTTTCGACCACGATTTTCGCGCTTCCGAAGGCCTGGGCCCTTTCTTCAATGGCGATGCCTGCCGCAGCTGCCACTTCGAGCCCGTGCTCGGCGGCGCCGGTCCGGCCGACGTCGATGTCATGCGCCACGGATTTCTCGGCGCCGACGGCGTGTTCGAACCGCCGTCGCACGGCGACACCATGGCCCATCGCTTCGGCCTCGCCCGCGAGATGCCTTTCGTCGATGGCCGGGCCAACCTCTTCGAACGGCGGCAGACTCCCACCTTGTTCGGAGCGGGGCTCATCGATGCCATCCCCGAAGAAGCCATCCGCGGGCGCGCCGATCCGGACGATCGCGACGGCGACGGCGTGCGCGGAATCGTGAGCTCGCTGCCCGGCGGAAAAATAGGTCGATTCGGATGGAAGGGCCAAATGGCCAGCCTGGAGGACTTCGTCGAGGATGCCTTCACCAACGAACTGGGCCTGGCCAAAAGCGAACTCGCGGGCGGCGTCTTCGACGATGTCGTCTTCTTCCTTGCGAACCTCGCCCCGCCCCGCGCCCTTGCTTCGAGTGAAGGTGCGCGCGGCCTCGCTGTCTTCACCGAGACCGGGTGCACGGCGTGCCATACGCCCGAGTCGCGCACGCGAAACGGAACCGCGGTGCGCCTCTACAGCGATCTACTCCTGCACGAGGTGGCCGCCCCAACCGAGGCGGTGCTGCCGCAAGCGAGTGCCGGTCGTGCCTTCCGCACGCCCCCACTCTGGGGCGTCGGCGCAACGGCGCCGTACTTTCACGATGGCCTCTCCGAAACGCTGGAGCAGGCCATCATTCGGCATGATGCGGAGGCGAAACGAAGCCGCGAGCGCTACACGCGCTTGCGCGAGGACGAGCGCACCGCGCTCCTGACCTTTTTGCGATCGCTTTAG